A genomic window from Chlorobium phaeobacteroides DSM 266 includes:
- the chlG gene encoding chlorophyll synthase ChlG, whose protein sequence is MTELHSSKDSEHRSGRDDSRLDSLNVRKLVAPRNRSIETLSKLSLFLRFLKPVTWIPVMWSFLCGAVASGSFGWKDLGGSKFLLAMLLTGPLATGTCQMLNDYFDRDLDEINEPNRPIPGGAISLKNATILIAVWSILSVIAGYLIHPLIGFYVVIGIINAHLYSANPVKLKKRLWAGNIIVALSYLIIPWIAGEIAYNPAVTLSSLWPSIIAAALFTLASTGTMTINDFKSVEGDRLVGIRTLPAVFGETNAAIIAAVLINLGQLLAAGYLLLIGKNIHALIVAALVIPQFLLQFSLVRSPKTMDVRYNAIAQNFLVAGMLVSALAIKAIKP, encoded by the coding sequence GTGACAGAATTACATTCTTCAAAGGATTCAGAGCACCGGAGCGGCCGTGATGATAGTCGGCTGGACTCCCTGAATGTCCGCAAACTTGTCGCACCCCGAAATCGCTCGATCGAAACGCTCTCAAAGCTTTCGCTGTTTCTTCGCTTTCTTAAGCCGGTTACCTGGATTCCGGTTATGTGGAGCTTTTTGTGCGGTGCGGTTGCAAGCGGTTCTTTCGGATGGAAAGATCTTGGCGGCTCAAAGTTTCTGCTGGCAATGCTGCTTACCGGACCTCTGGCTACCGGAACATGCCAGATGCTTAACGACTATTTTGACCGTGATCTCGACGAAATCAATGAACCGAATCGACCGATTCCGGGAGGTGCGATTTCGCTGAAAAACGCCACCATCCTCATCGCAGTCTGGTCGATTCTCTCCGTCATTGCCGGTTATCTGATTCATCCGCTTATCGGCTTCTATGTAGTTATCGGCATCATCAATGCCCATCTCTATAGTGCAAATCCTGTAAAACTGAAAAAAAGACTTTGGGCCGGCAATATCATTGTCGCGCTCTCCTATCTCATCATCCCGTGGATTGCCGGTGAGATTGCCTATAACCCCGCCGTCACGCTTTCGTCTCTCTGGCCGTCGATAATTGCCGCCGCCCTCTTTACCCTTGCCAGTACGGGAACCATGACCATCAACGACTTTAAGTCTGTTGAGGGTGACAGGCTGGTCGGAATCAGAACCCTTCCTGCGGTCTTTGGCGAAACGAACGCGGCAATCATCGCAGCAGTCCTTATCAATCTCGGGCAACTGCTTGCCGCAGGATATCTTCTCTTGATCGGCAAAAACATCCACGCGCTGATTGTTGCAGCACTTGTGATACCGCAGTTCCTCTTGCAGTTTTCGCTTGTTCGCTCTCCAAAAACCATGGATGTGCGTTATAATGCCATTGCCCAGAATTTTCTTGTTGCAGGAATGCTGGTTTCCGCTCTTGCCATCAAAGCCATAAAGCCGTGA
- a CDS encoding glycosyltransferase family 2 protein yields MKFSIQPEISVILPTFNRARLLDTAIQSVLGQTFTDWELLVVDDGSSDNTFDLVNPYITENPRIRYLRHCNRKLNNTRNAGIQAAFGRYITFLDSDDSYTPDHLESRCSRKLKISQFRKLAITQAAASDYVILQ; encoded by the coding sequence ATGAAATTCAGTATTCAACCTGAAATTTCAGTGATTCTGCCCACGTTCAACCGTGCAAGGCTGCTTGACACCGCTATTCAGAGCGTTCTCGGGCAGACGTTTACGGACTGGGAACTTCTTGTTGTCGATGACGGCAGTTCCGACAACACCTTTGACCTTGTCAATCCCTACATAACTGAAAACCCCCGAATCCGATATCTCCGGCACTGCAACCGAAAGCTCAACAACACCAGAAATGCCGGAATTCAGGCCGCTTTTGGTCGATATATCACCTTTCTTGACAGTGACGACAGCTACACTCCGGATCATCTTGAAAGCAGGTGTAGTCGGAAATTAAAAATCAGCCAATTTCGGAAATTAGCAATCACCCAGGCAGCGGCTTCAGATTACGTCATTTTGCAATGA
- the istB gene encoding IS21-like element helper ATPase IstB: MERTITTIQEHARELNLTGLAGTVDLLLEEARKSEPSYSDFALTLLESELSCRRKAHLERRRKIANLPLLHDLDHYDSGVQNGISQVQLQQLRQLLWLDQNFNLILIGPSGTGKSYLAGGLCHEALKLGYHALFRTMDDLIQTIRFKEITAAAAREYKRLLSAHLLVIDDIMMFPLEKSVAVGLFQLVNQLHEQTSFIITTNKSPKEWAEMLGDEVLATALLDRLLYKCEVIKLTGKSYRLEHRTTIFEQQQSPEGGGNRRKKQLPLQKGVGNHCKMT, translated from the coding sequence ATGGAAAGAACCATTACCACCATACAGGAACACGCCCGAGAACTTAATCTCACCGGGCTGGCAGGAACCGTCGATCTCCTGCTCGAAGAAGCGCGCAAAAGCGAACCATCCTACAGTGATTTTGCGCTGACCCTGCTTGAAAGTGAACTCTCCTGCCGACGGAAAGCTCATCTTGAACGGCGCCGGAAAATAGCAAACCTTCCGTTGCTCCATGATCTTGATCATTATGACTCGGGAGTGCAAAACGGGATCAGCCAAGTCCAGCTCCAGCAGTTACGGCAACTGCTCTGGCTCGACCAGAACTTCAACCTGATCCTTATCGGGCCAAGCGGAACCGGCAAGAGCTATCTTGCTGGCGGGCTCTGCCATGAAGCGCTGAAACTCGGTTATCACGCACTGTTCCGCACCATGGATGACCTCATCCAGACTATCAGGTTCAAAGAGATTACAGCGGCGGCAGCAAGAGAGTACAAACGATTGTTGAGTGCGCATCTGCTGGTTATCGACGACATCATGATGTTCCCGCTGGAAAAAAGTGTTGCCGTCGGGCTGTTCCAGCTTGTCAACCAACTGCATGAACAGACATCATTCATCATTACCACCAATAAAAGCCCGAAAGAGTGGGCAGAGATGCTTGGCGACGAGGTTCTTGCGACGGCTCTGCTTGATCGGCTGCTCTACAAGTGCGAAGTCATTAAACTGACCGGCAAGAGCTACCGGCTCGAACACCGGACAACCATCTTCGAACAACAACAATCGCCGGAAGGAGGGGGCAATCGTAGAAAAAAGCAACTACCACTTCAAAAAGGAGTAGGAAATCATTGCAAAATGACGTAA
- the istA gene encoding IS21 family transposase encodes MYNKVKEFAREGLSIRQISRKTGMDRVTVRKFLRMTDEEFSAFLALQKRRLRKLQPYEQFVKDRVTDYPDCSATQVEDWLKEHHPVFPEVTTRTIYSFVQWIRKAYDLPKPKGTPRAYHPVEQLPYGEQAQVDFGEYWMASADACKVKVHFMIMLLSRSRRKFVSFSQQPITTRFVLEAHEQAFSFFEGIPHTLVYDQDSTIVTDENRGAILYTEAFRKYLLHRSLKIHLCRKSDPESKGKIEAGVKYVKYNFLPGRRFVNLEVLNQEALLWLERTANAKEHATTRLIPDAEWQVEKQHLRPFEPLPYPISGTVGKEYHVRKDNTISYRGNFYSLPVGTYAGPGTLVVLEVRQNTLCLYAQEGRLLANHPIESGKGTVVINNNHRRDTSSKLRELQDSLMLLFTNQEHAERFLESIHNRYPRYSRDQFLHVRNAISGCQQKLIDDALAHCVDHHLFSSGEFHDILHHYRKQEEKQSHQAVFNTFRPKTLRSDMDRMLSFVPDSSGITTYENIFS; translated from the coding sequence ATGTACAACAAAGTTAAGGAATTTGCCCGAGAAGGATTAAGCATCCGCCAAATCAGTCGAAAGACGGGCATGGACAGAGTGACGGTGCGCAAGTTCCTCCGCATGACCGATGAGGAATTCAGTGCGTTTCTTGCTCTGCAGAAGCGGCGCCTCCGAAAATTGCAGCCTTATGAACAGTTCGTCAAGGATAGGGTTACCGACTATCCTGACTGCAGTGCAACTCAAGTTGAAGACTGGCTGAAGGAGCATCACCCTGTTTTTCCGGAGGTAACGACTCGAACGATCTACTCTTTTGTCCAGTGGATCCGAAAAGCCTATGATCTTCCAAAACCGAAAGGAACCCCTCGTGCCTATCATCCGGTCGAGCAACTTCCTTACGGAGAGCAGGCGCAGGTTGATTTCGGTGAGTACTGGATGGCGAGTGCTGATGCCTGCAAAGTGAAGGTGCACTTCATGATCATGCTGCTCTCCCGAAGCCGCAGGAAGTTTGTCAGCTTCAGCCAGCAACCGATTACGACCCGTTTTGTGCTTGAGGCTCATGAACAGGCATTTTCTTTTTTTGAGGGCATACCGCACACACTGGTCTATGATCAGGATTCCACCATTGTTACCGATGAGAACCGGGGTGCTATCCTCTATACTGAGGCATTCAGGAAATACCTGTTGCACCGCAGTCTGAAGATCCATCTCTGTCGGAAAAGCGATCCGGAAAGCAAAGGAAAAATCGAGGCCGGCGTCAAATATGTGAAGTACAACTTCCTGCCGGGGCGACGCTTCGTCAATCTTGAAGTCCTGAACCAGGAAGCGTTGCTCTGGCTTGAACGAACAGCCAATGCCAAGGAACATGCCACAACGCGGCTGATACCTGATGCTGAATGGCAGGTGGAGAAACAGCATCTTCGTCCTTTTGAACCCTTACCCTATCCGATTTCCGGTACTGTCGGTAAAGAGTATCACGTTCGCAAAGACAACACGATCTCGTATCGAGGGAATTTCTATAGCCTGCCGGTCGGCACCTATGCAGGGCCGGGGACACTGGTTGTGCTGGAAGTCAGGCAGAACACCCTTTGTCTCTATGCTCAAGAGGGCAGGTTGCTGGCCAATCACCCGATTGAGAGCGGCAAAGGCACCGTGGTGATCAACAACAACCATCGCCGTGATACCTCCTCCAAACTGCGAGAGTTGCAGGATTCGCTCATGCTGCTTTTCACCAATCAGGAACACGCGGAACGGTTTCTTGAAAGCATCCACAACCGTTATCCCCGATACAGTCGAGACCAGTTCCTGCATGTACGCAATGCCATCAGCGGATGCCAGCAGAAGCTGATTGATGATGCCCTCGCACACTGTGTCGATCATCATCTCTTTTCGTCCGGTGAGTTCCATGATATCCTGCACCATTACCGGAAGCAGGAGGAAAAACAGAGTCATCAGGCGGTGTTCAACACCTTCCGCCCGAAAACACTCCGAAGTGATATGGACAGGATGCTCTCGTTCGTGCCGGACAGCAGTGGCATAACCACCTATGAAAACATTTTCAGTTAA
- a CDS encoding LOG family protein: protein MIKNVTVYCSSSNHAPKGYFDDAAKIGSGLADRGIGLVFGGGHVGLMGCIADAVMKKGGSVRGIIPRFLEEKEVAHYGISELHVVQTMHERKMKLTDWADAFIILPGGFGTLDELMEIITWKHLGQHQKPIILLNTAGFWNPLISFFDRIADDRMVKADYANYYSVCETPSEVLAAIDCADQ from the coding sequence ATGATCAAAAACGTTACCGTTTACTGCAGCTCGAGCAACCATGCTCCGAAAGGGTATTTTGACGATGCAGCCAAAATCGGCAGCGGACTTGCTGATCGGGGTATAGGACTGGTTTTCGGTGGCGGGCATGTGGGTCTTATGGGGTGCATTGCCGATGCGGTGATGAAAAAAGGTGGATCCGTGCGCGGCATCATCCCCCGTTTTCTTGAGGAAAAAGAGGTTGCTCATTATGGAATTTCAGAACTGCACGTGGTGCAAACCATGCATGAAAGAAAAATGAAACTTACCGACTGGGCGGACGCTTTCATCATTCTTCCAGGGGGATTCGGCACTCTCGACGAGCTCATGGAAATCATAACATGGAAGCACCTCGGTCAACATCAGAAACCCATTATCCTCCTTAATACTGCAGGATTCTGGAACCCGCTCATCTCATTTTTCGACCGTATTGCCGATGACCGCATGGTTAAAGCAGATTATGCGAACTACTATTCCGTCTGCGAAACGCCCTCCGAGGTTTTGGCTGCGATTGATTGCGCCGATCAATAA
- the zupT gene encoding zinc transporter ZupT, with amino-acid sequence MNSNYYPALGLTLLAGLSTGIGSLLALMVNHTNKKFLTFALGFSAGIMLYVSFVEIMPQSGNTILQQFPAGNAAWVTTTAFFGGIFFIWLIDQLVPDFENPHEVSMIGTMNAEPSEDARLHRMGIFTAAAIAIHNFPEGLAVFFSALSNQDLGVVIAATIALHNIPEGMAIAVPIYFATKSRMRAFSYSFLSGLAEPVGAIIGYALLKPFLSPLVFGIVLASVAGIMVYISLDELLPAAEEYGEHHIAISGLIIGMAVMAASLLLLV; translated from the coding sequence ATGAACAGTAACTATTATCCCGCTCTTGGTTTGACTCTCCTTGCGGGCCTTTCGACAGGTATCGGCAGTCTGCTTGCTTTGATGGTAAACCATACCAACAAGAAGTTTCTGACTTTTGCACTGGGTTTTTCAGCCGGCATTATGCTTTACGTCTCTTTTGTGGAGATCATGCCGCAGTCAGGTAATACGATTTTACAGCAGTTTCCTGCCGGTAATGCCGCATGGGTTACCACGACAGCTTTTTTTGGCGGTATTTTTTTTATCTGGCTGATCGACCAGCTTGTACCTGATTTTGAAAACCCGCATGAAGTATCCATGATCGGCACCATGAATGCCGAACCGTCAGAGGACGCTCGTCTCCACCGGATGGGCATTTTTACCGCTGCCGCCATTGCTATCCATAATTTTCCCGAAGGGCTGGCCGTATTCTTCAGCGCCTTGTCAAACCAGGATCTCGGCGTTGTGATTGCCGCCACCATAGCACTGCATAACATACCGGAAGGAATGGCTATTGCTGTACCGATCTATTTTGCCACAAAAAGCCGAATGAGAGCCTTCAGCTACTCGTTTCTTTCCGGTCTTGCCGAACCTGTCGGAGCAATTATCGGCTACGCGCTTTTAAAGCCTTTTCTCAGTCCGCTTGTGTTCGGCATCGTACTTGCTTCCGTGGCTGGCATCATGGTCTATATTTCGCTTGACGAGCTGCTACCTGCTGCCGAGGAGTACGGCGAGCACCACATTGCAATTTCAGGACTGATTATCGGAATGGCAGTTATGGCTGCAAGTCTTCTTCTGCTTGTCTGA
- a CDS encoding NifB/NifX family molybdenum-iron cluster-binding protein, whose amino-acid sequence MKVVIPLNEPAGPASRMCEHFGSAPYYAVADTETAIIEISANGNSHHDHGQCTPADVFVDMGVNAVICNGIGARAASKLQMMGIDVYMAGLAPTLEEALKRFGEGLLTKVTAQQACQGHDCH is encoded by the coding sequence ATGAAAGTTGTTATACCATTAAACGAGCCGGCAGGTCCAGCTTCACGCATGTGCGAGCATTTCGGAAGCGCCCCTTACTATGCCGTTGCCGATACTGAAACCGCAATCATTGAGATCAGTGCCAACGGTAACAGTCATCACGATCACGGTCAGTGCACCCCCGCCGACGTTTTTGTCGACATGGGCGTTAATGCCGTAATCTGCAATGGCATCGGAGCCCGTGCAGCCTCAAAGTTGCAGATGATGGGTATTGATGTCTATATGGCCGGGCTTGCGCCAACGCTCGAAGAGGCTCTGAAACGATTTGGAGAAGGACTGCTTACCAAAGTAACGGCGCAGCAGGCCTGTCAGGGCCACGACTGCCATTAA
- a CDS encoding DUF134 domain-containing protein, translated as MARPVKCRKIGCDPEFRLFKPAGVPATLLETVDLSFDEFEAIRLADFEGLYQEAAAQQMHVSRQTFGNIIASARHKVSQMLVSGKQLTVTGGTIMVTSEERVFKCATCSHKWSVAYGAARPAACPSCGGVNIHRLSSDGSFGGGRHGAGKCRGLRTGLNREVLGDGSGAGKRDGQGAGAGQGQGRAQGSGRGMGQGRGLGQRCCDSQGHVHSHEGDQNNIQTVEGENR; from the coding sequence ATGGCAAGGCCTGTAAAATGCAGAAAGATAGGGTGTGATCCGGAGTTTCGGCTTTTCAAGCCCGCAGGAGTTCCGGCAACCTTGCTTGAAACCGTCGATCTTTCGTTTGATGAGTTCGAAGCGATCCGGCTTGCGGACTTCGAGGGATTGTATCAGGAGGCCGCGGCTCAGCAGATGCATGTTTCCCGTCAGACATTTGGCAATATTATCGCATCGGCTCGCCACAAGGTGAGTCAGATGCTCGTTTCAGGAAAACAGTTAACCGTAACAGGAGGAACTATCATGGTTACAAGTGAAGAAAGAGTATTTAAGTGCGCAACATGCTCTCACAAGTGGAGCGTTGCATATGGAGCTGCCAGACCGGCGGCCTGTCCATCGTGTGGGGGAGTAAATATTCATCGACTCTCGTCTGATGGCAGTTTTGGCGGTGGACGCCATGGCGCTGGTAAATGTCGGGGCCTTCGTACCGGACTGAATCGTGAGGTCTTGGGAGATGGTTCAGGTGCAGGCAAGAGAGATGGTCAGGGCGCTGGCGCGGGTCAGGGCCAGGGCAGAGCCCAGGGTTCAGGCAGAGGTATGGGTCAGGGCAGGGGATTGGGCCAAAGGTGCTGCGATTCCCAGGGGCATGTACATAGTCACGAGGGAGATCAGAATAACATTCAGACAGTGGAGGGTGAAAACAGATGA
- a CDS encoding bifunctional methionine sulfoxide reductase B/A protein, with the protein MTQRPLTPEEERVIVHKGTERPFTGAYYKNTEDGVYHCRRCDAPLFSSKDKFDSGTGWPSFDDAIAGAVKEVPDTDGRRTEIVCARCGAHLGHVFFNEGMTAKSVRHCVNSISLLFHPDAEAAPVTQKAVFAGGCFWGVEYHFSKTKGVLSVTSGYTGGSIENPSYKQVCSGRTGHAEAVEIAFDPRVVSYEALAKLFFEIHDPTQLNRQGPDMGTQYRSAVFYSDEEQKKTAEKLIGELKEKGYNVVTTIEPAGTFWNAEEYHQDYYRKTGHQPYCHIYQKRF; encoded by the coding sequence ATGACACAGAGACCACTGACACCCGAAGAGGAACGGGTGATCGTTCATAAAGGCACCGAGAGGCCATTCACCGGAGCATATTACAAAAACACGGAAGATGGCGTCTATCATTGCAGGCGATGCGACGCACCGCTTTTTTCTTCAAAGGATAAATTCGATTCCGGTACCGGATGGCCAAGTTTTGATGACGCTATTGCGGGCGCGGTAAAAGAGGTTCCCGATACCGATGGTCGGCGCACAGAAATAGTTTGTGCCAGGTGCGGCGCCCATCTTGGTCACGTTTTTTTCAATGAGGGGATGACCGCAAAAAGCGTTCGGCATTGCGTTAACTCGATCTCTCTTCTTTTTCATCCTGATGCGGAAGCTGCTCCTGTAACTCAAAAAGCGGTATTTGCCGGCGGCTGTTTCTGGGGCGTCGAGTACCATTTCAGTAAAACAAAAGGCGTGCTTTCCGTCACTTCGGGGTATACCGGAGGCTCAATCGAAAATCCATCCTATAAACAGGTCTGTTCGGGGCGCACTGGTCATGCAGAAGCTGTTGAGATTGCGTTCGACCCCCGTGTTGTCAGCTACGAAGCCCTTGCAAAGCTGTTTTTCGAGATTCACGATCCTACCCAGCTCAATCGGCAGGGGCCCGATATGGGAACGCAGTACCGATCGGCTGTGTTTTATTCCGATGAAGAACAGAAAAAAACAGCCGAAAAACTCATCGGGGAGTTGAAGGAAAAGGGGTACAATGTCGTTACCACCATTGAACCTGCCGGAACCTTCTGGAATGCCGAGGAGTACCATCAGGACTACTACCGGAAAACGGGTCATCAGCCCTACTGTCACATCTATCAAAAGCGTTTTTAA
- a CDS encoding thioredoxin domain-containing protein: MNRSERKPNRLIDEKSPYLLQHAENPVDWYPWGVEAFAKAKKESKPIFLSVGYSTCHWCHVMERESFEDPRTALLLNTNFVPVKVDREEYPDLDRLYMTFVQSTTGRGGWPMSVWLTPDLDPFYGGSYFPPVDRYGMPGFNTLLTSIARLWQTDPQSILDRSALFFQQLNSAESVKTEGSLPSKDAANRCFRWLEDSFDRDFGGFGNAPKFPRPVLLDFLFNYHYHTGNEQALAMALFTLRKMAEGGIHDHLGIPEKGGGGFSRYSTDPFWHLPHFEKMLYDNAQLAISFVQAFQCSGDSFYAEVADDIFNYVLTDLASSEGAFYSAEDADSLPEQSSSVLEEGAFYRWSHEEVLRLPCSRRSIELFSRLYGIRPEGNVLNDPHNEFAGLNILKKESSIEEIGRIFSMREKEVAEALEEVRLALHNARLARPRPFLDDKILASWNGLMISALARGYRVFGDKRLLLAANRATEFLLSTLYNRHTGKLLRRYRNGSAGIDGKADDYAFFVQGLLDLYEADFDPRHIETAIALTETVILLFEDTIKGGFSSTASDDTSLPARMREEYDGAEPAANSVLAMNLLRLSEMTGEERYNEKAENIFKAFDSILDTNSHALPAMLVALNFWEQKKSLTILNGDPASPVMQELKRAPGRRYLPGNVTIHASIRQVVKGLDVLEQIEESPAIPRAYVCLDRACQLPVSDPISLMALLSNSFRETEGYPQ, encoded by the coding sequence ATGAACCGATCTGAACGGAAACCGAACCGGCTCATTGATGAAAAAAGCCCCTATCTTCTCCAGCATGCCGAAAACCCTGTCGACTGGTATCCGTGGGGAGTTGAGGCTTTCGCCAAGGCAAAAAAAGAGAGCAAGCCGATCTTTCTTTCGGTAGGATACTCCACCTGTCACTGGTGCCATGTGATGGAACGGGAGTCGTTCGAAGATCCCCGGACCGCTCTGCTGCTCAACACCAATTTCGTGCCGGTAAAGGTTGACCGCGAAGAGTACCCTGACCTTGACCGGCTCTACATGACCTTTGTTCAATCGACAACCGGAAGAGGCGGATGGCCTATGTCCGTTTGGCTGACCCCGGATCTCGACCCTTTTTACGGAGGAAGCTATTTTCCGCCCGTCGACCGATACGGCATGCCGGGATTCAACACCCTGCTCACATCCATCGCCCGACTCTGGCAAACCGATCCGCAAAGCATACTTGATCGCTCCGCTCTGTTTTTTCAGCAACTCAACTCTGCGGAGAGCGTGAAAACAGAGGGTTCTCTTCCCTCGAAGGATGCTGCGAATCGCTGCTTCCGATGGCTTGAAGACTCTTTTGATCGTGATTTCGGCGGCTTTGGAAATGCACCGAAATTCCCCAGACCGGTACTCCTCGATTTTCTCTTCAACTACCATTACCATACCGGCAACGAACAGGCGCTTGCCATGGCGCTCTTTACATTAAGAAAAATGGCAGAAGGCGGAATTCACGACCATCTGGGCATACCTGAAAAGGGCGGCGGAGGGTTTTCACGCTACTCGACCGATCCATTCTGGCATCTGCCGCATTTCGAAAAAATGCTCTATGACAATGCCCAGCTTGCCATCTCTTTTGTGCAGGCATTCCAGTGCAGCGGCGACTCTTTTTATGCAGAAGTGGCTGATGATATCTTTAACTATGTGCTAACGGATCTCGCTTCATCTGAAGGCGCTTTTTATTCGGCTGAAGATGCCGACAGCCTGCCTGAACAGAGCTCTTCCGTGCTCGAAGAGGGGGCATTCTATCGCTGGAGCCATGAAGAGGTTTTACGACTTCCCTGCTCCCGGCGCTCAATTGAACTGTTCTCCCGTCTTTATGGCATCCGCCCTGAAGGAAACGTTCTGAACGATCCTCATAACGAGTTTGCTGGATTGAACATACTCAAGAAGGAGAGCAGCATTGAAGAGATCGGCAGAATATTTTCAATGCGGGAGAAAGAGGTTGCCGAAGCACTCGAAGAGGTTCGGCTTGCTCTGCATAACGCGAGACTTGCGAGACCGAGACCTTTTCTTGATGATAAAATCCTCGCATCATGGAACGGCTTGATGATTTCAGCGCTTGCGCGAGGATACAGGGTATTTGGAGACAAACGACTTCTCCTGGCAGCAAACAGGGCTACGGAATTTCTGCTTTCAACACTCTATAATCGCCATACCGGAAAACTGCTGCGCCGATACAGGAACGGAAGTGCCGGAATTGACGGAAAAGCTGACGATTACGCCTTTTTCGTACAGGGACTGCTTGATCTCTATGAGGCAGACTTTGATCCACGGCATATCGAAACAGCCATCGCCCTCACTGAAACGGTCATCCTGCTTTTCGAAGACACCATAAAAGGAGGGTTCAGCAGCACTGCTTCTGACGATACCTCTCTACCGGCAAGAATGAGGGAAGAGTATGACGGGGCGGAACCTGCGGCAAACTCGGTGCTGGCCATGAATCTATTGCGGCTGTCGGAGATGACGGGAGAGGAACGCTACAATGAGAAAGCCGAAAACATTTTCAAAGCGTTCGACTCTATTCTCGACACAAACAGTCACGCTCTGCCGGCAATGCTTGTAGCGCTGAACTTTTGGGAACAGAAAAAAAGTCTTACCATTCTCAATGGTGATCCGGCCTCACCAGTAATGCAGGAACTTAAGAGAGCGCCTGGCAGACGCTATCTCCCGGGCAACGTCACCATTCACGCCTCAATCAGACAGGTCGTCAAAGGGCTTGACGTACTCGAACAGATCGAGGAATCTCCTGCAATACCCCGTGCGTATGTGTGTCTTGATCGTGCCTGCCAGCTCCCCGTCAGCGACCCGATATCTCTGATGGCCCTGTTGTCGAACTCTTTCAGGGAAACGGAAGGTTATCCTCAATAG
- a CDS encoding ferredoxin--NADP reductase has product MDVSRYNATVTEKNMVTPDIMILKVSPDKKPDSFEAGQYTLLGLFGEESRSFGSDSEVDPAEPQKLIKRPYCFSSGNNITNNLEFYISQVKSGQLSPRLFGLEPGRRIFVGDKISGLFRLDETPDGNDIVMIATGTGVAPYISFLRSHIVERPESKMVVVQGAAHRRDLGYYSELESLETAYANFFYFPTLTDPDSDWKGYRMSVEELMEREVIQNQLNISPDPERTTFFLCGNPKMIEHVSGQLASFGYVGHQHGEQGSLYAEAF; this is encoded by the coding sequence ATGGATGTATCGCGTTATAACGCTACGGTAACGGAAAAAAATATGGTTACTCCGGACATTATGATTCTGAAGGTATCGCCTGACAAGAAACCGGATAGTTTTGAAGCGGGTCAGTATACTCTTTTGGGGTTATTCGGAGAGGAGTCGAGATCCTTTGGATCCGATTCTGAAGTTGATCCTGCAGAACCTCAGAAGCTCATCAAAAGGCCGTACTGTTTTTCTTCCGGCAACAACATTACCAATAATCTCGAGTTTTACATTTCGCAGGTAAAGTCGGGTCAGCTCTCTCCAAGGCTTTTTGGTCTTGAGCCCGGCCGCAGAATTTTTGTAGGGGATAAGATATCCGGGCTGTTCAGGCTGGATGAAACGCCGGATGGCAACGATATTGTCATGATTGCTACGGGAACGGGTGTCGCTCCTTATATCAGTTTTCTCCGCTCCCATATTGTTGAACGCCCCGAAAGCAAAATGGTTGTTGTACAGGGTGCGGCTCATCGACGTGATCTCGGATATTACAGTGAACTCGAATCACTTGAGACAGCCTATGCGAACTTTTTTTATTTCCCGACGCTGACCGATCCCGACAGTGACTGGAAGGGCTATCGGATGAGTGTCGAAGAGCTGATGGAGAGGGAGGTCATACAGAATCAGTTAAACATTTCGCCTGACCCCGAACGCACGACTTTTTTTCTTTGCGGCAATCCCAAGATGATTGAACATGTTTCCGGACAGCTTGCATCTTTTGGCTATGTCGGCCATCAGCATGGAGAGCAAGGTTCGCTCTACGCCGAGGCTTTTTAA
- a CDS encoding SRPBCC domain-containing protein, whose translation METVNEIRREIHIEASPEEVWAVVGDTEGYRTWNPFITAVQGNLRKGGSLSVTARFVRGVPALKFQAEVVRLEPERELSWRVSFAGGMLCALHSFTLCEQPPGGVLFIHCEQFTGIFGSLALHVVRRWFCGRYDGMNKALQACVIARKRTGS comes from the coding sequence ATGGAAACCGTGAACGAAATAAGGAGAGAGATTCATATCGAGGCCTCTCCTGAAGAGGTCTGGGCGGTGGTGGGGGATACAGAGGGCTACAGGACGTGGAACCCGTTTATCACCGCTGTTCAGGGAAACCTTCGGAAGGGAGGCTCTCTTTCTGTTACCGCTCGATTCGTGAGGGGAGTTCCTGCATTGAAATTCCAGGCAGAGGTTGTTCGGCTCGAGCCGGAACGGGAGCTGTCGTGGAGGGTTTCATTTGCCGGAGGCATGCTTTGTGCCCTTCACTCGTTTACGCTTTGCGAGCAACCCCCGGGGGGAGTTCTTTTTATCCACTGCGAGCAGTTTACAGGTATTTTCGGTTCTCTTGCCTTGCATGTTGTCCGTCGATGGTTCTGCGGGAGATATGACGGCATGAACAAGGCATTGCAGGCGTGCGTTATTGCTCGAAAGCGGACCGGTTCATGA